The genomic interval AAATCAACCTTCGAATTTCTGCCAGTTGGTACAACCAGGTCGATTATGGGCAGATTTTCTTCAGCCGAACTTGTCCCAGAGCTGACTCAGTATCTCGGGCATTCCACAATGGCTCCCAGTGTGGCTATGAGTGCAGTGGCTCTGCAATCATCGGACGCCGGAACGATTGAGTTCCAAGATATTCTATCGATCGAACCCGCCCTTCCCGCAGAATGGTCCTCCCGGCTAGCCGAGCTGAATAAGCTAGAAAACAGATGGCTCGACGGTGGCGGCGATGCCATCGCATTGCAGGTCCTGAGGGCAACCGAGTCGCTTCTGTTGGAATGCCTGGATGGCGGAATCCCTAGGCCAAACATTTACCCAGTTGACACTGGTGGGGTCCAATTGGAATGGCTATCAGGCCAGGGTGAGGTTTCCGTTGAAATTGTAGCGAGCCGAGAAATCGAGCTTTACGCCTTCTCGAAGATTGACGACGCCGACGAGGAAGAAAGCGTAGTCGGCTGGACAGAACTTGAGTTGGCTGTCGACTTTATCGCCAGGGGGATCGATAAATATGTCCGTGGAACCTCATGAGCTGCGTTCCGGTGAGCATGAGCTAGACACGCCCCTTGAGCTTCTCTGGCGGCAGATAAATCCCAGCCACATCGAGAATGGCGTCATATCAAAGCTTGCGTTCGTGCCAGGGGAGAATGATAAAGGGCAGCTTTCCACTGCGCGGAGCAAATCCGTCACCGCCCAGGCCGCCTTCGAACACCATACCGTTGTTCTCCAGCTCGGGTCTATTGGCTCCTATGCGGTCACTGTAGGAGAGATAATCGATGCTGGTCTCCGCGCGGTTGACGATTCTGCAATTCAGGAACAGAAGCCTCCAACTCCGGGGCACACCTACGTCGATTATCGCAGTATCGCGTCGAAGAACCAGCGGAAGAAACTGGGCGCAAAGCTCCGCGATAAGGCCGTTGAGCGTGGATGCCAATACAATGAGTAACCTGCCAACGAGGTCGGTGGAGCAGGTTGGGCCGGTGCCCTTCTCGGTTTGGGGTCGAGCATGATCAGGGGGCCGTACGCTGGCTGGCAACTCGGGCAGGCTGTGTTCCTGCCCGGAATTTGAACGAGGGGCCCCTTGGTCTTGCTCGGCGCGGGACCCGAATCGGGGAGGTGGCTAGAGCAGTGGAGCCGACCGTCCCAGCTACAGCGGGTTTCCCACCCTCGTGCCGGCCGTTTCTCTCGGGCTGGTGTCGCGCCCGGTGCGCGGCCTCGGGCAGCCGGGGTGGAGACAGAGGCAGCCCGCGGCCGGAGACTGCGGCGCGCGCCGCGCTTGCGCGGCGCCTTGATGAGGTAGAGAAACCTGCAACTGGGCCCCGCTCAGATGCTGTTGTCAGCCACCGACTCGGTCGGCCGCTGAAACAGTGCACCTGACCTGCGGTGTGGGAGATCGACGACGCGGAGAAGCGTGAAGCCCGCGCCCTTGTAGAACCTGTGCGACCCCTTGTTGTCCTTCCATGCGTCCAGCCGCAACCATCGCTTGCCCTGTGCTGAGGCACGCTCCGACGCCCAGTCGAGCAGCAGGCTGCCGATGCCCGCGCCGGAAGCCGCGCGCGTTACGGCCATGCGGTGAACGTAGAGGGCCGCTTCTGGCCGATCCTCCGGGGTCCAGAACTCAGGGTCCGCAAAGTTATCAACCTGGATAGTCGCGATCGGCTTACCGTCCTCGAACGCGAGGAAGCACACTCCCCGCTCAAGAGCTTCCGTGATGCGGTCACGGTGCGGCGGGTACTGCCATTGGTCGATGTTGCGCGAGGCAAGCCAGGCTGATGCCTCGCGCAACAGGGCTTCGACCACGTCCAATTCGTCAGGACGGCCGGCGCGGACGAGCACGTCTTTCATGTACGCGGCCGAGGGACGCGAGCCACGGCAGGAGATTGAAGTGGCCATCGTGGAGCCACCGGAGGAGGTAGCCAAGAGGCTCCGGCTGGAACCGGGCGAGCTGGTCGCAGTGCGGAAGCGCGTGCGCTACCTCGACGGGGAGCCGTTCAACATCAACGACAGCTACTTCCCGCTCGCACTCGTACGAGACTCGGAGATCATGCGCCCGGAGGACATCGCTCGCGGCGCCAATCAGGTTCTGGCCGAACTCGGGTACCGGCAGGAGCGAGCCCTAGATGAGTTGTACGTCCGGATGCCCACCCCTGAGCAGGTGCATCGACTTGACCTGGGCCCCGGGATTCATGTTGTCACCGGCCACACAGTCGAGGGGAAGCCTGTGAGAGTCGCAGTGACTGTGCTCCCTGGCGACAGGCACGTGATCTCGTACGAGCGACAGCGCGAAGATCTGAACGAGGACGGGACTCGCCTCCGATGGCAGGCAGCATCCAAGACCGCTGGTTCAAGACCGAGACCAACGCCGACCGCAAGACCGTCCGCGTTAAGACCGAGCGCTACGGGTCCGGCCTGCGCTACCGGGCCCGCTACTTCGCGCCCGACGGAAAGCGCAAGGGAAAGTCCTTCCCCGACGGGCAGAAGCGGCTCGCCGAGCAGTGGCTGAGCAAGGTCACGGTGGCCCGCGGCGACTACATCGACCCAAACGCGTCCCGGAAGTCGTTCCAGGAGTTTGCCGAAGGGTGTCTTGCGGGCCAGAGCAGGGATCCGAACACCCGGGCATCGATGCAGTCTCAGCTCACGTTGCACGCCTTCCCGCGCATTGGGGCCCGGCCCTTGGGATCCTTCCAGCCCAGCCACATGCGGGAGTTCGTGACGCAGCTCGAAGAGGCCGGCATGTCCGGTGCTTACGCCCGTGTGATCTTCTCCAACGTCCGCGCCATCCTCTCCGCCGCCGTCGAAGACGGCTACCCTCGCCGCAACCCGTGCCATTCGCGCACGGTGACACTTCCGGAAATGGGGAAGCGCCGGGTTGTCCCGTGGCAGCCGGACCGCGTCTTCGCCATGCGGGGTGCCATGGTCGAGCGCTTCCGGCCCATGGTCGACATGGGCGCCGGATGCGGCCTCCGACAGGGCGAGATCCTCGGACTGTCCGTGGATGAGCTGGATCTCGAAAGCGGCATCCTGCACGTGGTCCAGCAGCTCAAACTCAGTCTGAGCAAGCCCGTGTTCGCACCGCCGAAGGGCGGCAAGCTCCGCGACGTCCCGCTTCCCGATCCCGTAGCCGAAGCCCTCAAGGAGCACATCAAGCGATTCCCGCCCGTTGAGATCACGCTGCCGTGGATGCGCGCGAACGGCTGGCCGGTGACCAAGCGTCTGTCCTTCACCGGGCCCAACGGTGGGCACGTCTGGCGCACCTCACTCAATGAGGACCACTGGAAGCCCGCCCTGGCGTCCGTCGGTGTCATCCCGAAGGCCAAGAGTCGGGAGCACACGGCTGCCCGGGAGCACGGCATGCACGCGCTGAGGCACTTCTACGCGTCCGTTCTGCTGGACGCGAGGGAGAGCATCAAGGCCGTCAGCGAATACCTCGGGCACTCCGACCCCGGACTGACGCTGAAGGTGTACGCACACCTCATGCCGAGCAGCCGGGACCGGGCCCGGAAGGCACTCGGGGAGGCACTCCGGCCGCCGGAGGATTCGCCGCGTTGAGGTCCCACAGTGGGCCCAGGCCGTGAAAATGCCCCCGCCCCGCGCTGTATGCGCAGTTCGGGGGCATGATCAGCGAACCTACTTCTTCTTGCCCTGGTTCTTCACGGCCTCGATGGCGGCCTTCGCCGCGTCCGGGTCCAGGTACGTGCCGCCCGGCTTCAGCGGCTTGAAGTCGGCGTCCA from Streptomyces sp. CA-278952 carries:
- a CDS encoding GNAT family N-acetyltransferase, translated to MATSISCRGSRPSAAYMKDVLVRAGRPDELDVVEALLREASAWLASRNIDQWQYPPHRDRITEALERGVCFLAFEDGKPIATIQVDNFADPEFWTPEDRPEAALYVHRMAVTRAASGAGIGSLLLDWASERASAQGKRWLRLDAWKDNKGSHRFYKGAGFTLLRVVDLPHRRSGALFQRPTESVADNSI
- a CDS encoding tyrosine-type recombinase/integrase, producing MAGSIQDRWFKTETNADRKTVRVKTERYGSGLRYRARYFAPDGKRKGKSFPDGQKRLAEQWLSKVTVARGDYIDPNASRKSFQEFAEGCLAGQSRDPNTRASMQSQLTLHAFPRIGARPLGSFQPSHMREFVTQLEEAGMSGAYARVIFSNVRAILSAAVEDGYPRRNPCHSRTVTLPEMGKRRVVPWQPDRVFAMRGAMVERFRPMVDMGAGCGLRQGEILGLSVDELDLESGILHVVQQLKLSLSKPVFAPPKGGKLRDVPLPDPVAEALKEHIKRFPPVEITLPWMRANGWPVTKRLSFTGPNGGHVWRTSLNEDHWKPALASVGVIPKAKSREHTAAREHGMHALRHFYASVLLDARESIKAVSEYLGHSDPGLTLKVYAHLMPSSRDRARKALGEALRPPEDSPR